From the genome of Blautia pseudococcoides, one region includes:
- a CDS encoding lactate racemase domain-containing protein encodes MNEIYLTNETSGISPAEVEKCMDELLAQYPGLKKVLIIPPDFTRCYSYAGELTQVLYKKLSPTATVHVMPALGTHMAMDGEEKEKMFGSVVPEEAFLVHHWQTDTVSIGKVPQEVIEEISGGLYSTDIEVEVNEKLINGGYDLILSIGQVVPHEVVGMANYSKNIFVGVGGRQMINKSHMLSAICGMEKALGVADSPARKVFDYAQQHFLDGKLPLVYIQTVTTLKDEEICLNGLYTGPSRKPFELAVELSGKLNICHVERRAKKLVTYLDPYELKTTWVGNKGIYRTRMAVADGGDLIILAPGVKAFGENEEMDHMTRTYGYKGRDYVLKLFNEGAFENRIMAAAHLIQGSSDGRFRITYCTRPENLSKEEIESVGYQWTDYEQAASLYDPETLHDGWNTLENGEEIYFVKTPALGLWKVD; translated from the coding sequence ATGAACGAGATATACCTGACAAACGAAACTTCCGGCATCTCTCCTGCTGAAGTAGAGAAATGCATGGATGAACTGCTGGCACAGTATCCCGGACTGAAGAAAGTCCTGATCATACCGCCGGACTTCACCCGCTGCTACTCCTACGCCGGGGAACTTACCCAGGTCCTCTATAAAAAGCTCTCCCCCACCGCCACTGTACATGTAATGCCCGCCCTGGGCACCCATATGGCAATGGACGGGGAGGAAAAAGAAAAGATGTTCGGCAGTGTCGTGCCGGAGGAAGCATTTTTAGTGCATCACTGGCAGACAGACACCGTTTCCATCGGAAAAGTGCCACAGGAAGTCATTGAGGAAATATCCGGCGGTCTGTATTCCACGGATATAGAAGTGGAAGTCAATGAAAAGCTGATAAACGGCGGGTACGACTTGATCCTCTCTATCGGTCAGGTGGTCCCCCACGAGGTTGTGGGCATGGCAAACTACAGCAAAAACATCTTTGTAGGTGTAGGCGGACGCCAGATGATCAATAAATCCCACATGCTCAGTGCCATATGCGGCATGGAGAAAGCCCTGGGTGTTGCGGACTCCCCTGCGCGGAAAGTCTTTGACTACGCCCAGCAGCATTTCCTGGACGGAAAACTTCCTCTGGTATATATCCAGACTGTCACCACTTTAAAGGATGAGGAAATCTGCCTGAACGGACTTTACACCGGGCCTTCCAGAAAACCCTTTGAGCTTGCAGTGGAGCTTTCCGGCAAACTGAACATCTGCCATGTGGAGCGCAGGGCAAAAAAACTTGTCACCTATCTGGACCCATATGAGCTGAAAACCACATGGGTGGGAAACAAAGGTATCTACCGCACAAGAATGGCTGTGGCCGACGGAGGGGACCTGATCATTCTGGCTCCCGGCGTCAAGGCCTTCGGCGAAAACGAAGAGATGGATCATATGACCAGAACATACGGCTACAAAGGCCGGGACTATGTGCTGAAACTGTTCAATGAAGGTGCTTTTGAGAACAGGATCATGGCTGCCGCCCATCTGATCCAGGGCTCCTCTGACGGAAGATTCCGGATCACATACTGTACCAGACCGGAAAATCTTTCAAAAGAAGAGATTGAGAGTGTGGGCTATCAGTGGACGGATTATGAACAAGCCGCGTCCCTGTACGATCCGGAGACTTTGCATGACGGGTGGAACACACTGGAGAACGGGGAAGAGATTTATTTTGTGAAGACACCTGCTTTGGGGCTTTGGAAAGTGGACTGA
- a CDS encoding zinc-binding alcohol dehydrogenase family protein translates to MKAIKVIEPFKVEIVDVPKPEIKNKDDVIVRITSGGICGSDIGIYNGTNSLATYPRLIGHEFGGIVTEVGQDVTAVKVGDKVAVDPVVSCGHCYACKIGRHNVCSTLEVMGVHRDGGFAEFVCAPESNIHKFHKDFDESFLGLVEPFTIGVEINRRGQITKGDKVLIMGSGPIGIAAMQVAKRNGAEVIMTDLVKERLDKALSMGADEVVLVSEENLEERLLKFTDGEGIPVIVDTVCIPSSFEQSVQLACPAGRMVVLGLKNVPSQITMADITKKELTIAGSRLNNNCFDEVIAGFEDGTLHPEQLMTKSYNYKDVMEALTMITEHPQDVLKLVLKFED, encoded by the coding sequence ATGAAAGCTATAAAAGTAATCGAACCATTCAAGGTTGAAATCGTCGATGTTCCAAAACCTGAGATCAAAAATAAAGATGATGTGATCGTACGCATTACGTCCGGCGGTATCTGCGGCTCTGACATCGGGATATATAACGGCACCAATTCACTGGCAACTTACCCGCGGTTGATCGGACATGAGTTCGGCGGTATTGTAACAGAAGTGGGCCAGGATGTAACTGCCGTAAAAGTAGGCGACAAGGTTGCTGTTGACCCGGTTGTAAGCTGCGGACACTGCTATGCCTGCAAGATCGGCCGCCACAACGTATGCTCTACCCTGGAAGTTATGGGGGTTCACAGAGACGGCGGATTTGCAGAGTTCGTATGTGCTCCCGAATCCAATATCCACAAATTCCACAAGGATTTCGACGAATCTTTCCTTGGTCTGGTTGAGCCTTTCACCATCGGTGTGGAGATCAACAGAAGAGGACAGATCACAAAGGGAGATAAAGTCCTCATCATGGGTTCCGGGCCGATTGGTATTGCGGCCATGCAGGTCGCCAAGAGAAACGGCGCTGAAGTCATCATGACAGACCTGGTAAAGGAACGTCTGGACAAGGCGCTTTCCATGGGTGCAGATGAAGTGGTCCTGGTATCAGAGGAGAATCTGGAGGAACGCCTTCTGAAGTTTACAGACGGTGAAGGTATCCCGGTCATTGTGGATACGGTCTGCATTCCTTCTTCCTTTGAGCAGAGTGTACAGCTGGCCTGCCCGGCAGGACGTATGGTGGTTCTGGGACTGAAAAACGTACCTTCCCAGATCACAATGGCTGACATCACCAAAAAGGAACTGACCATAGCCGGCTCCCGCCTGAACAACAACTGTTTCGATGAAGTCATCGCAGGCTTTGAGGACGGCACCCTGCATCCGGAACAGCTCATGACAAAATCCTATAATTACAAAGATGTTATGGAAGCTCTGACTATGATCACAGAGCATCCCCAGGATGTGCTCAAGCTGGTTCTGAAATTTGAAGACTAG
- a CDS encoding carbohydrate ABC transporter permease has translation MKSKSYNRLKYILAHALLIILSFMCLFFFYILIINATRSHADLQKGFSVFPGKNFLENLKSVVNDGTFPMIRGIINSLIVSACSAAICIYFSALTAYGLYAYDFKLKKAAFTFIMAILVMPTQVTAMGFLRLITKMGMYDSLLPLIIPSIASPAVFYFMYSYLQASLPLSLVEAARIDGSGEFRTFNRIVIPIMKPAVAVQAIFTFVGSWNNYFIPALVLQSKDKMTVPILIATLRGADYMSFDMGKIYMMILVAIVPIILVYLLLSKYIIAGVTLGSVKG, from the coding sequence GTGAAATCAAAATCTTACAATCGTTTAAAATATATTTTAGCGCATGCTTTATTAATTATATTGTCATTTATGTGTCTGTTTTTCTTCTATATTCTGATCATCAATGCGACGAGATCACATGCAGACCTGCAGAAAGGATTTTCTGTATTTCCGGGAAAAAATTTTTTGGAAAACCTAAAAAGTGTTGTCAATGATGGTACATTTCCCATGATTCGCGGTATTATTAACAGTTTGATCGTATCTGCCTGCAGTGCGGCAATTTGTATATATTTTTCGGCTTTGACAGCGTATGGGTTGTACGCTTATGATTTCAAGTTAAAAAAGGCAGCATTTACATTTATTATGGCCATTCTTGTTATGCCGACACAGGTTACAGCAATGGGATTCCTGCGTTTGATTACAAAGATGGGAATGTATGATTCCCTGCTTCCGTTAATTATTCCTTCGATAGCATCTCCTGCTGTATTTTACTTTATGTATAGTTATCTGCAGGCATCTCTTCCGTTGTCACTGGTTGAAGCGGCAAGAATTGACGGATCAGGAGAATTCAGGACTTTTAATAGAATTGTGATTCCCATTATGAAACCTGCGGTTGCAGTGCAGGCCATTTTTACATTTGTTGGTTCATGGAATAACTATTTTATTCCGGCTCTTGTTTTGCAGTCAAAAGATAAAATGACAGTTCCGATTCTAATTGCGACGCTTAGAGGCGCAGATTATATGAGTTTTGATATGGGAAAAATCTATATGATGATTTTGGTGGCAATTGTTCCCATAATTCTTGTATATCTTTTGCTATCTAAGTATATCATTGCAGGTGTTACACTTGGCAGTGTTAAGGGATGA
- a CDS encoding ABC transporter substrate-binding protein yields the protein MNKKIVSIFMTATIVAGTLAGCGGASDSQNTADASGEEGKIINIYSWNDEFRQRVEAVYPEVKETSKDGTVTTLNDGTEIHWVVNPNQDGVYQQKLDEALLKQADAAADEKIDIFLSETDYVNKYTDADAGAAMALKDIGIDPDKDLADQYDFTKVTASDADGVQRGSTWQCCPGLLVYRRDIAKEVFGTDDPGAIGEKTKDWDAMKATANELSAKGYYALSSYADTFRLYGNSIEQPWVKNGETTIRVDQKIMDWVNNSKEWLDAGYFNKTVKGQFNDDWNKAMGSESKVFAFLLPAWGTDFVLNPNWDGEAGAWAVTTPPQEYNWGGSYVHAATGTDNVEHVKDIILAVTADKDNLLKISKDYSDFTNTKKGMQEAAKDDSFASDFLGGQNPFEYYAPVAENIKIAPLSAYDQGCVELIQNAFSDYFQGKVDFEKAKANFETAVKERYPDITEIHWPE from the coding sequence ATGAACAAGAAAATTGTAAGCATTTTTATGACAGCAACTATAGTTGCCGGTACACTTGCAGGTTGTGGAGGCGCATCGGATTCCCAAAATACAGCAGATGCATCTGGAGAAGAAGGAAAAATTATTAATATTTATAGTTGGAATGATGAATTCCGCCAGCGTGTGGAAGCAGTTTATCCTGAAGTGAAAGAAACTTCTAAAGATGGAACAGTAACAACTTTAAATGATGGTACAGAAATCCATTGGGTTGTAAATCCCAATCAGGATGGAGTTTATCAGCAGAAATTAGATGAAGCACTACTTAAACAGGCAGATGCAGCAGCAGATGAAAAAATAGATATCTTTTTATCAGAAACAGATTATGTAAATAAATACACAGATGCAGATGCGGGTGCTGCTATGGCACTTAAAGATATTGGTATTGATCCGGATAAAGATCTTGCGGACCAATATGATTTTACAAAAGTAACAGCATCTGATGCAGACGGTGTGCAGAGAGGTTCTACGTGGCAATGCTGCCCCGGCTTGTTAGTATATCGGCGGGATATTGCAAAAGAGGTATTTGGTACAGACGATCCGGGGGCAATCGGTGAAAAGACAAAGGACTGGGATGCCATGAAAGCCACAGCAAATGAACTGAGTGCAAAAGGCTATTATGCACTTTCTTCTTATGCGGACACGTTCCGTCTGTATGGAAATAGTATTGAACAGCCATGGGTTAAAAATGGTGAGACAACTATCAGAGTCGACCAGAAGATCATGGACTGGGTAAATAATTCTAAAGAATGGCTGGATGCGGGATATTTTAATAAAACTGTTAAAGGCCAGTTTAATGACGACTGGAATAAGGCAATGGGTTCAGAGTCAAAAGTATTTGCATTCCTCCTACCGGCGTGGGGAACAGATTTTGTTTTAAATCCTAACTGGGATGGAGAAGCTGGTGCATGGGCTGTTACCACTCCTCCGCAAGAGTATAACTGGGGGGGTTCCTATGTACATGCTGCAACAGGTACAGACAATGTTGAACATGTAAAGGATATTATTCTTGCAGTAACTGCCGATAAGGATAACCTGTTGAAAATTTCAAAAGATTATTCGGATTTTACAAATACCAAGAAAGGTATGCAGGAGGCTGCAAAAGATGACAGCTTTGCGTCTGACTTCCTGGGTGGACAAAATCCATTTGAATATTATGCACCGGTTGCCGAAAATATTAAAATCGCACCGCTCTCTGCATATGATCAGGGATGTGTTGAATTGATCCAGAACGCTTTCAGCGATTATTTCCAGGGGAAAGTTGATTTTGAAAAGGCAAAAGCGAACTTTGAAACGGCAGTAAAAGAACGTTATCCGGATATTACGGAGATTCATTGGCCGGAATAA
- a CDS encoding carbohydrate ABC transporter permease — protein sequence MKSKRKSLKYAKWGYIFILPFFLSFLIFSLIPLIDTVRYSFYEFYRSGIKEIGPNFIGLENYKALLDSDMLKYAGNTLILWLIGFIPQIVIALLLASWFVDIRMKIHAKQFFKVVIYLPNLIMASAFAMLFFTMFSTNGPINSILTSMGMKNPIDFMGSTFGTRSLIGLMNFLMWFGNSTIMLMAAIMGISPDIFEASELDGCNGRQRFFKITLPLIRPILAYTLITSVIGGLQMFDVPQILTNGQGSPDRTSMTLIMFLNSHLKSKNYGMAGALSMYLFVVSGILCFIVYRMTNGVDSDEFSKSMKKYEKAHKLRRKKRL from the coding sequence ATGAAATCGAAACGAAAAAGCCTGAAATACGCAAAATGGGGATATATTTTTATTCTTCCATTCTTTCTGTCTTTTTTAATTTTTTCGTTGATTCCTCTGATAGATACAGTACGATACAGTTTTTATGAATTTTACCGTTCAGGAATCAAAGAAATTGGACCGAATTTTATCGGATTAGAAAATTATAAAGCGCTATTAGATTCGGATATGCTGAAATATGCAGGAAATACTTTGATTTTGTGGCTGATTGGATTTATTCCACAGATAGTGATTGCCTTGCTGCTGGCATCCTGGTTTGTTGATATCCGAATGAAAATTCATGCAAAACAGTTTTTTAAAGTGGTTATTTATCTGCCCAATTTGATTATGGCATCAGCATTTGCGATGCTTTTTTTCACGATGTTTTCTACGAATGGCCCGATCAATTCAATTCTGACATCCATGGGAATGAAGAATCCCATAGATTTTATGGGGTCTACATTTGGGACCAGATCTTTGATCGGACTTATGAATTTTTTAATGTGGTTTGGCAATTCCACAATTATGCTTATGGCAGCAATTATGGGAATCAGTCCGGATATATTTGAGGCATCGGAGCTGGATGGCTGTAACGGCAGACAGCGCTTTTTTAAGATTACATTACCTCTTATCCGACCGATTCTTGCATACACATTGATTACTTCTGTTATCGGCGGTCTTCAGATGTTTGATGTTCCGCAGATTTTAACGAATGGTCAGGGAAGTCCAGATCGTACCTCCATGACTTTAATCATGTTCTTAAATAGTCATCTGAAGAGTAAAAATTATGGTATGGCAGGTGCTTTATCAATGTATTTGTTTGTTGTTAGCGGAATATTGTGTTTTATTGTCTATCGGATGACAAATGGAGTAGATTCGGATGAATTTTCAAAATCTATGAAAAAATATGAAAAAGCACACAAACTGAGGAGGAAAAAGAGACTGTGA